Proteins from a single region of Pseudomonas sp. 10S4:
- a CDS encoding NRAMP family divalent metal transporter has protein sequence MSDLSADPPAFRQRLARLLATMGPGLVVMMADTEAGSVITAAQSGAQWGYRLLLLQFLLVPLMFMAQELTVRLGLCTGKGYVELVRQRFGRALAAVTAVVLLLSCFGSLLTQMSGLVGAGSLFGIPGWVILLTLVVFILGMVLTGSYRSVERVTLAVGMFGLAFVVMAIKSQPDIPQLLHDITRMPLNKPDYLYLVAANLGTSVMPWTVFYQQSALIDKGLDATHLPIARIDTLVGAVFCQVLTAAIVIAAAATLGGHTAGLDSIAQIGQAFGALIGPTWGQLVFAIGLAGGALVATIVVCLSAVWAVGEALGVRHSLEQHPLDAPWFYGPFALLLIAGAVLVASGVNLIRLSIAVGVLNALLIPLILLLLFLLARGVLPAEHRLRGRYARVVAVIFTLTSVLGLYAGLCGSLG, from the coding sequence ATGAGTGACCTGTCCGCTGATCCCCCGGCATTCCGACAGCGGCTGGCCCGACTGCTCGCCACCATGGGCCCGGGGCTGGTGGTGATGATGGCGGACACCGAGGCCGGCAGCGTGATTACGGCCGCACAAAGCGGTGCGCAGTGGGGCTACCGTTTGCTGTTATTGCAGTTTCTGTTGGTGCCGTTGATGTTCATGGCTCAGGAACTGACGGTCCGGCTGGGGTTGTGCACCGGCAAGGGCTATGTGGAATTGGTGCGTCAGCGCTTCGGCCGGGCGCTGGCGGCGGTCACGGCGGTGGTGTTGTTGCTTAGCTGTTTCGGTTCGCTGTTGACGCAAATGAGTGGCCTGGTCGGCGCCGGCAGTCTGTTCGGGATTCCCGGCTGGGTGATTTTGCTGACACTGGTGGTGTTCATCCTCGGCATGGTGCTGACCGGTTCGTACCGCTCGGTCGAGCGGGTGACCCTGGCGGTGGGCATGTTCGGCCTGGCCTTCGTGGTCATGGCGATCAAGTCACAACCCGACATTCCACAGCTACTGCATGACATCACCCGCATGCCGCTCAACAAACCGGATTATCTGTATCTGGTGGCCGCCAACCTGGGCACCAGCGTGATGCCGTGGACGGTGTTCTATCAGCAATCGGCACTGATCGACAAAGGCCTGGATGCTACGCATCTGCCCATAGCGCGCATTGATACGCTGGTGGGGGCGGTGTTCTGTCAGGTACTGACGGCGGCCATCGTGATCGCCGCTGCCGCTACCCTTGGCGGGCACACCGCAGGGCTGGACAGCATCGCCCAGATCGGCCAGGCCTTTGGCGCGTTGATCGGCCCGACCTGGGGTCAGTTGGTGTTTGCCATCGGCTTGGCCGGTGGTGCGCTGGTGGCAACCATCGTGGTGTGTCTGAGTGCGGTGTGGGCAGTGGGTGAAGCCTTGGGCGTGCGCCATTCGCTGGAGCAACACCCGCTGGATGCGCCCTGGTTCTACGGCCCGTTTGCGCTGTTGCTGATCGCCGGGGCGGTGCTGGTGGCGTCCGGGGTGAACCTGATCCGCTTGTCGATTGCCGTCGGGGTGCTCAATGCCTTGTTGATCCCGCTGATTTTGCTGTTGTTGTTCTTGCTCGCGCGCGGCGTTCTGCCGGCGGAGCATCGCTTGCGTGGGCGTTATGCACGGGTGGTCGCGGTTATTTTCACGCTGACGTCGGTACTCGGGTTGTATGCCGGGCTCTGCGGTTCGCTGGGATGA
- a CDS encoding YjbE family putative metal transport protein (Members of this highly hydrophobic protein family,regularly are found preceded by the yybP-ykoY manganese riboswitch (see RF00080). A metal cation transport function is proposed.), whose protein sequence is MLFDGALHALSMIFEVFLLDLILSGDNALVIAMACRGLPPDQLKRAVMIGTSGAIILRVLLTTLAGWLLLVPGLKLIGAVLLLVIAIRLLIEEEATEEGEPPTGALSTLGGAVLTVLTADLIMSMDNVVGLAAVAQGSVFYLLLGLLLSVPLLMFGSVLIARLLQRQPMLVVIGAALLGYVAGDIAVGDPIVVGWINTQSPALNQVVPLLCAAFVVLQARIIRRQRARLPRPKVIRRVVMNVEVINAQPPSLNSAAVIAPQKKIIAAPEPAIEVIAAEPSSPAPRPSSRFGAYTGWVTVVAGLAAIFLVGGVLYSVVEGMAGALLPTAQKDFAYVCTGASTTVYYRPGGSSIRIVTGGGEASGYVSYKKILWQDAGVAVKQLHLTPPSEIEKTSPTVVTLSGGSFAQIACTRGL, encoded by the coding sequence ATGTTATTTGACGGTGCGCTGCATGCGCTGAGTATGATTTTTGAAGTGTTCCTGCTGGACCTGATCCTGTCCGGGGACAATGCGCTGGTGATCGCCATGGCGTGTCGCGGCTTGCCGCCGGATCAGCTCAAGCGCGCGGTCATGATCGGCACCAGCGGCGCGATTATCCTGCGGGTGCTGCTGACGACGCTGGCGGGCTGGTTGCTGCTGGTGCCGGGGCTGAAGTTGATCGGTGCCGTGCTGTTGCTGGTGATCGCGATTCGGTTGCTGATCGAGGAAGAGGCGACGGAGGAGGGCGAGCCGCCAACTGGAGCGCTGTCGACTTTGGGCGGTGCGGTGCTCACCGTGCTCACAGCCGACTTGATCATGAGCATGGACAACGTGGTCGGGTTGGCGGCGGTGGCTCAGGGCAGCGTTTTCTATCTGCTGTTGGGGTTGCTGTTGAGTGTGCCGTTGTTGATGTTCGGCAGCGTGCTGATCGCCCGGTTATTGCAGCGTCAGCCGATGCTGGTGGTGATTGGTGCGGCGTTGCTGGGGTATGTGGCGGGTGATATCGCGGTGGGCGATCCGATCGTTGTCGGCTGGATCAACACTCAGTCGCCTGCGCTCAATCAAGTGGTGCCGCTGCTGTGTGCCGCGTTCGTGGTGCTTCAGGCACGGATTATCCGGCGTCAGCGTGCCCGCTTGCCGAGGCCCAAGGTCATTCGGCGGGTGGTGATGAATGTCGAGGTGATCAATGCCCAGCCACCATCGCTGAACAGCGCTGCTGTGATAGCGCCGCAAAAGAAGATCATCGCAGCGCCAGAACCGGCGATTGAGGTGATTGCCGCCGAGCCGAGTAGCCCGGCGCCTCGCCCGTCATCACGCTTTGGAGCGTATACCGGGTGGGTGACGGTAGTGGCCGGGCTGGCGGCTATTTTTCTGGTCGGGGGTGTGTTGTACAGCGTGGTGGAGGGGATGGCCGGGGCTTTGCTGCCAACTGCGCAAAAGGATTTTGCCTACGTTTGCACCGGGGCGAGTACCACCGTTTACTACCGGCCCGGCGGTAGCTCGATTCGCATTGTGACCGGCGGCGGCGAGGCCTCGGGGTACGTCAGCTACAAGAAAATCCTTTGGCAGGACGCCGGGGTTGCCGTCAAACAATTGCACCTGACGCCGCCGAGCGAAATCGAAAAGACCAGCCCCACGGTAGTCACGCTCAGTGGTGGCAGCTTTGCGCAGATCGCCTGTACGCGTGGTCTGTAA
- a CDS encoding SDR family oxidoreductase, with protein sequence MSNTLFITGATSGFGEACARRFAEAGWKLVLTGRREERLDALCAELSKQTEVHGLVLDVRDRKAMEEAIANLPPSFAKLRGLINNAGLALGVDPAPKCDLDDWDTMVDTNIKGLMYSTRLLLPRLIAHGRGAGIVNLGSIAGNYPYPGSHVYGASKAFVKQFSLNLRCDLQGTGVRVSNIEPGLCESEFSLVRFAGDQERYNATYAGAEPIQPQDIADTIFWVLNAPAHININSLELMPVSQTWAGFSIERNGGKA encoded by the coding sequence ATGTCCAACACCCTGTTTATCACCGGCGCGACTTCCGGTTTTGGCGAAGCCTGCGCCCGTCGTTTTGCCGAGGCAGGCTGGAAACTGGTGCTGACCGGCCGTCGTGAAGAGCGCCTCGACGCCCTGTGCGCCGAGTTGTCGAAGCAGACCGAGGTCCATGGTCTGGTGCTCGACGTGCGTGATCGCAAGGCCATGGAGGAGGCGATTGCCAACTTGCCGCCGTCCTTCGCCAAGTTGCGCGGGTTGATCAACAACGCCGGCCTGGCACTGGGCGTGGACCCGGCGCCCAAGTGTGATCTGGACGACTGGGACACCATGGTCGATACCAACATCAAGGGCCTGATGTACAGCACTCGCCTGCTGCTGCCACGCCTGATCGCTCACGGTCGCGGCGCCGGTATCGTCAACCTCGGCTCCATCGCCGGCAACTACCCGTACCCGGGCAGCCACGTGTATGGCGCGAGCAAGGCGTTCGTCAAACAGTTCTCCCTGAACCTGCGTTGCGATCTGCAAGGCACGGGTGTACGGGTCAGCAATATCGAGCCGGGCCTGTGCGAGAGCGAGTTCTCGCTGGTGCGCTTTGCCGGTGACCAGGAACGCTACAACGCCACCTACGCCGGTGCCGAGCCGATTCAGCCGCAAGACATCGCCGACACTATTTTCTGGGTGCTGAATGCGCCGGCGCACATCAACATCAACAGCCTGGAGCTGATGCCGGTGAGCCAGACCTGGGCGGGTTTTTCGATTGAGCGTAATGGTGGCAAGGCGTAA
- a CDS encoding cation diffusion facilitator family transporter: MSNRGEQSLLKQSTILMFAVAIAGIVTGFVSGAQSILFDGFFSLIATFIKVLMLITAKLIAKESNHRFQFGFWHLEPMVLLIEGSFLFLIAIYAFLNGVFGIINGGREIELGLVIIYAAVFTVVEFAYFFYVRHRNRKLKSTLIQFDNISWLVDAMLSVGLLVSFLTALLLKSQGYGQWAVYVDPLILILLALSMLAPAFKILRPALRDVLGIAPDQLDDKVRQVMDAAKVEHGFDDYISYVQKHGRARFIEIHVVLPADYRLENVGQLDVLREEISAKLGKADAARWLTISFTGDRKWIA; the protein is encoded by the coding sequence GTGAGTAACCGAGGTGAGCAGTCGCTGCTCAAACAATCGACCATTCTGATGTTCGCCGTGGCGATCGCCGGGATCGTTACCGGTTTTGTTTCAGGTGCCCAATCCATCCTGTTCGATGGTTTTTTCTCGTTGATCGCGACCTTCATCAAGGTCCTGATGCTGATCACCGCCAAGTTGATCGCCAAAGAAAGTAATCACCGCTTCCAGTTCGGCTTCTGGCACCTGGAGCCGATGGTGTTGCTGATCGAAGGCAGTTTCCTGTTTCTGATCGCGATCTATGCCTTTCTCAACGGCGTGTTCGGCATCATCAATGGCGGCCGCGAGATTGAGCTCGGGCTGGTGATCATCTACGCGGCGGTGTTTACCGTCGTCGAGTTCGCGTATTTCTTCTACGTTCGTCATCGCAACCGAAAGCTCAAATCAACGCTGATCCAGTTCGACAACATCAGTTGGCTGGTGGACGCGATGCTGTCGGTGGGTTTGTTGGTGAGTTTCCTGACGGCGCTGTTGCTCAAGTCCCAGGGTTATGGGCAGTGGGCGGTCTACGTCGACCCGCTGATTCTGATTCTGCTGGCGCTGAGCATGTTGGCGCCGGCGTTCAAGATCCTGCGCCCGGCGCTACGTGATGTACTGGGCATTGCCCCGGATCAACTGGACGACAAAGTGCGCCAGGTGATGGACGCGGCCAAGGTCGAGCATGGTTTCGACGACTACATCTCCTACGTGCAAAAGCACGGACGGGCGCGGTTTATCGAGATTCATGTGGTGTTGCCGGCGGATTACCGACTGGAGAACGTTGGGCAACTGGATGTATTGCGCGAGGAGATTTCCGCGAAGTTGGGCAAGGCGGATGCGGCGCGCTGGCTGACGATCAGTTTTACCGGGGATCGGAAGTGGATTGCGTGA
- a CDS encoding HupE/UreJ family protein, which produces MTLKRILGTLALLLTPAIAFAHPGHGDNGLIAGISHPISGIDHLLAMVAVGLWAAQQKGAARWALPCTFVGTMLIGGLLGFEGLNLPALESGIAASVLALGLAVALAVRPPLAVAVGATALFALFHGVAHGLELPDMSSPWAYAAGFVAATAALHAAGYAMVRVLPQAAAPLVRVVGAASAATGVWLLAG; this is translated from the coding sequence ATGACACTGAAACGCATTCTGGGCACCCTGGCCCTGCTGCTGACCCCGGCCATCGCCTTCGCCCACCCAGGTCATGGTGATAACGGTTTGATCGCGGGCATCAGCCACCCGATAAGCGGCATCGATCACCTGCTGGCGATGGTCGCGGTGGGTTTGTGGGCGGCGCAGCAGAAAGGCGCGGCGCGCTGGGCGCTGCCATGCACGTTCGTCGGCACTATGCTGATCGGCGGCTTGCTCGGTTTTGAAGGGCTGAACCTGCCGGCATTGGAAAGCGGGATTGCGGCGTCGGTGTTGGCGCTGGGCCTGGCGGTGGCGTTGGCGGTGCGTCCGCCGTTGGCGGTTGCGGTCGGTGCGACGGCGTTGTTTGCGCTGTTTCATGGCGTGGCACATGGCCTGGAACTGCCGGACATGTCGAGCCCTTGGGCGTATGCCGCCGGGTTTGTAGCAGCGACGGCGGCGTTGCATGCGGCCGGTTATGCGATGGTTCGCGTGTTGCCTCAGGCTGCGGCGCCGTTGGTTCGGGTGGTCGGGGCGGCTTCGGCAGCGACCGGAGTTTGGTTGTTGGCGGGCTGA
- the ureG gene encoding urease accessory protein UreG produces the protein MNTQPLRVGIGGPVGSGKTALTLALCLALRDRYNLAVVTNDIYTREDADFLVRNEALAPERIIGVETGGCPHTAIREDASINLEAVDQLNRRFPGLDLIIVESGGDNLSATFSPELSDLTIYVIDVSAGDKLPRKGGPGICKSDLLVINKVDLAPLVGASLELMDSDTKRMRNGKPFVFSNQKTGLGLEEIIAFIERQGLLTAA, from the coding sequence ATGAACACACAACCTCTGCGCGTCGGCATCGGCGGCCCGGTCGGTTCCGGTAAAACCGCCCTGACCCTGGCCCTGTGCCTGGCGCTACGTGATCGCTACAACCTGGCGGTCGTGACTAACGACATCTACACCCGCGAAGACGCTGACTTTCTGGTGCGCAACGAAGCCCTGGCACCGGAACGCATCATCGGCGTCGAAACCGGCGGCTGCCCGCACACGGCGATCCGCGAAGACGCCTCGATCAACCTCGAAGCAGTCGATCAACTGAACCGGCGCTTTCCGGGGCTGGACCTGATTATTGTCGAGTCCGGTGGCGATAACCTGTCGGCGACCTTCAGCCCGGAGCTGTCCGACTTGACCATCTATGTGATCGACGTTTCCGCTGGCGACAAGTTGCCGCGCAAGGGCGGGCCGGGGATTTGCAAATCCGATTTGCTGGTGATCAACAAGGTCGATCTCGCGCCGCTGGTGGGCGCCTCGCTGGAGTTGATGGACAGCGACACCAAACGCATGCGCAACGGCAAGCCGTTCGTCTTCAGCAACCAGAAGACCGGCCTGGGCCTGGAAGAAATCATCGCCTTCATCGAACGCCAGGGCCTGCTGACCGCAGCCTGA
- a CDS encoding urease accessory protein UreF, with translation MNPAWALLRLASPQLPIGGYSYSQGLEMAVDNGRVNDADSARRWISDQLLLNLARFEAPLLLAHCVAAADENWAELLQRCEEHRASRETRELHQESRQMGYSLQQLLNGLPELDAPARAFLEQRPEPHLALGWALAARAWGITPQDALAAWLWSWLENQLAVLMKTLPMGQQAAQRLTSQLLPLLQEAQLHATRINPEHYGSAAFGLSLACMAHERQYSRLFRS, from the coding sequence ATGAACCCAGCCTGGGCGCTGCTGCGCCTGGCCAGTCCGCAGTTGCCGATTGGCGGCTACAGCTATTCCCAAGGCCTGGAAATGGCGGTGGATAACGGCCGGGTGAATGATGCTGATAGCGCGCGACGCTGGATCAGTGATCAGTTGCTGCTGAACCTCGCGCGTTTCGAAGCGCCGTTGTTGCTCGCCCATTGCGTGGCCGCCGCCGACGAAAACTGGGCCGAACTGTTGCAACGCTGCGAAGAACATCGCGCCAGCCGGGAAACCCGCGAACTGCATCAGGAAAGTCGGCAGATGGGCTATTCGTTGCAGCAACTGCTCAACGGTTTACCGGAACTCGATGCGCCAGCCCGGGCTTTTCTCGAGCAACGTCCCGAGCCGCACTTGGCTCTCGGCTGGGCATTGGCCGCCCGCGCTTGGGGGATCACGCCGCAGGATGCCTTGGCCGCCTGGCTCTGGAGCTGGCTGGAAAACCAATTGGCGGTGTTGATGAAAACCCTGCCCATGGGCCAGCAGGCCGCGCAACGCCTGACCAGTCAATTGCTGCCGTTGCTACAAGAGGCGCAGCTACACGCTACCCGAATCAATCCCGAACACTATGGCAGCGCCGCTTTCGGCCTGTCCCTGGCGTGCATGGCCCATGAGCGCCAGTACAGCCGTCTGTTCCGTTCCTAG
- the ureE gene encoding urease accessory protein UreE has protein sequence MLVIHRRIDPQPVWAAELHLTFEARSKSRLRCFSAEQEDVGLFLERGQPPLYDGECLEAEDGRIVRVCARPEQLLHVTCANAFELTRAAYHLGNRHVALQVGDGWLRLLDDYVLKAMLEQLDAKVENIEAPFQPEHGAYGGGHHHSRHGDEDFNYPPKLHQFGVRL, from the coding sequence ATGCTGGTGATTCATCGCAGAATCGACCCTCAACCCGTCTGGGCCGCCGAGTTGCACCTGACCTTCGAAGCCCGGAGCAAAAGCCGTTTGCGCTGTTTCAGTGCCGAGCAGGAAGATGTCGGGTTGTTTTTAGAGCGCGGCCAGCCGCCGCTGTATGACGGCGAATGCCTAGAGGCTGAAGACGGGCGAATCGTGCGCGTCTGCGCTCGTCCCGAACAATTGCTGCACGTCACCTGCGCCAATGCCTTCGAACTGACCCGCGCGGCCTATCACTTGGGCAACCGCCACGTCGCCCTGCAAGTCGGCGATGGCTGGCTGCGTTTGCTCGACGATTACGTACTCAAGGCCATGCTCGAACAGCTGGATGCCAAGGTCGAAAACATCGAAGCCCCATTCCAGCCGGAACACGGCGCTTACGGTGGCGGCCATCACCACTCGCGGCACGGCGACGAAGATTTCAACTACCCACCGAAACTGCACCAGTTCGGCGTGCGTTTATGA
- a CDS encoding TetR family transcriptional regulator, with amino-acid sequence MLPRAEQKQQTRNALMDAARHLMECGRGFGSLSLREVAKTAGIVPTGFYRHFADMDELGLVLVSEVGQTFRETIRLVRHNEFVMGGIIDASVRIFLDVVSANRSQFLFLAREQYGGSLPVRQAIGRLREDISSDLASDLSLMPKLQHLDIAGLSVMADLIVKSVFATLPDIIDPPVDALPEHLTPQAKITQQLRFIFIGLKHWQGLGSTE; translated from the coding sequence ATGCTGCCCCGCGCCGAACAGAAACAACAGACCCGCAACGCCCTGATGGACGCCGCCCGCCATTTGATGGAATGCGGCCGAGGATTCGGCAGCCTGAGCCTGCGCGAAGTGGCGAAAACCGCCGGGATCGTGCCCACCGGTTTCTACCGGCATTTCGCCGATATGGACGAACTTGGCCTGGTGCTGGTCAGCGAAGTCGGCCAGACCTTCCGCGAAACCATCCGCCTGGTACGCCACAACGAATTCGTCATGGGCGGCATCATTGATGCGTCGGTGCGGATCTTCCTCGACGTGGTCAGCGCCAATCGCTCGCAATTCCTGTTTCTTGCCCGTGAGCAATACGGCGGTTCGCTGCCGGTGCGTCAGGCCATTGGCCGATTGCGCGAAGACATCAGCTCCGACCTGGCGTCCGACCTGTCGCTGATGCCGAAGCTGCAACATTTGGACATTGCCGGGCTGAGCGTCATGGCTGACCTGATCGTTAAAAGCGTGTTTGCCACCCTGCCGGACATTATCGATCCGCCCGTTGACGCATTGCCGGAGCACCTGACGCCTCAGGCGAAGATCACCCAGCAACTGCGCTTTATCTTTATTGGCCTCAAGCATTGGCAGGGGCTCGGTAGCACGGAATAA